One Baekduia alba genomic window, GCGGGACCCAGTCGTCGAGCAGCAGGTCGAGCGCGGCGAGCACGGCGACCGCGCCCTCGTGGTCGTCGGCGGCCAGGAGTCGGCTGCGCACGAGCAGCAGCCCGAGCGCCGTAAGTCGATCGGGCAGCGCGCCGCCGGCGATCGACGCGTGCGCGGCGCGGTCCAGCTCACTCGCGGCGAGCAGCGTGTTGCCGGACTCCGCCGCGGCGAGCGCGCGGGCCAGGTGGGCGGGCGTGAGCGCCGGCTCGCAGCCCTCGCCGCGCCGATCCAGCAGCGCGTCGGCCGCGAGGGTCGCCTGGCGCAGCCGCCCGTCCTGCGCGCACAGCCACGCGCGCTCGGCGCCGGCCGCGTGCTCGACAGGGGCCGCGCCGGCCTGCTGGGCCAGCTCGGCGGCCCGGCGCAGCTCGCCTTCGGCGGTCGCGTCGCCCGCGGCAGCCTGCAGGCGGCCGAGCTCGAGGTGAGCGAGCGCGCGGGCGACCCGGTCGCGGTGCGCGTCGTCGCAGGTGATCGCGGCGGCCACCGCGCGCTCGCGCAGGCCGGCGGCGGCGTCACCGCCGCGGCGGGCGCGCTCGAGGCGCAGCAGCGAGAGGTCGCGCGTGAGCAGCGCGCGCCGCCGGCCCGACAGGCCGGCGCGCTGGCCCGCCGCGGTGCGCATCAGGGCGGCGGCGCGCTCGCCGTCGCCTTCGTCGAGGCTGCGCGCCGCCGCGACGAGCGCCACGTGCGGGCGGCGCTCCAGCGCGTCGGCCGAAAGCTGTCCTACAACCTGGTCGAGCGTCGCCCCCGCCCCGTCGAGCCGCAGCTCGATCCAGTGCTCGGCCAGGACGCTCTCGGCCAGGTCCCAGTCGCCGCCCCGCGCCGCGTGGCGGACGGCGTCGGCGGGTCGCTCGGCCTCGGCGTACCACGCGGCGGCGCGGCGGTGCTGCTCGGCGACCGCCTCGGCGCCGCGGCACGCCAGCTGCGAGCGCAGCAGCTCGGCGAAGAGCCCGTGGTAGCGGAACCAGCGGTTGTGGCGGTCGACCGGCACGACGAAGGCGTTGGCCCTGACCAGCGCGGCGAGCGTGTCGTGGCCGCCGGTCGCGCCGGTCAGCGCGTCGGCCAGCGGGCCGCTGACGCGGTCGACGACCGAGGTCCGCAGGAGCAGCTCGCGCACGTCGGGCGGCTGGCGGCTGAGGACTTCCTCGATGAGGAAGCCGACGATCGCGCGGTCGTCGCCGGCGAAGTCGGCGACGAGCGCGCCGGGGTCGGGATGGCCGGCGAGCGACAGGGCGGCGAGGCGAAGTCCCGCCGCCCAGCCCTCGGTGCGCGCGACCAGCTGGCCGAGGTCCTCCTCGGCCAGGTGCACGTCGTGCCCCGCGAGGAGCTGGGCGGCCTCCGGTGCGGTGAAGGCGAGGTCGGCGCCGCGCAGCTCGGCCAGCTCGCCGGAGACGCGCAGGCGGTGCAGCGGCAGGTCGGGGTCGTGGCGCGTGCTGAGCACGAGGCGCAGCCGCGAGGGCCGGCGGACGAGCGTCGCGAGGACGGCGGCGAGCACGGGGCCGTCGGCGTCCTGGAGGTCGTCGAGCACGACGACCAGCGGCGCCCGGCCGGGCTTGGCCTCGGCCGCGCTGAGCAGCCGCTCGGCGACGCGCTCGGGCGTCGCGGGCGCGGCGCCGCGCAGCGTGCCGGGGCCGAGCGCCGCGACCAGCCGCGCCCACAGGCCCGGCAGTGCGACGGCGTCACGGTCGAGGCTGACCCACGCCGCCGCTGCCGACCCGGAGTGCTCGCGGGCATCGAGCCACGCCGCGAGGAGCATGGTCTTGCCCGCGCCGGGCGGCGCGGCGACGAGGGTGACCGGCCGGTCGACGGCCTGGTCCAGGCGCTGGTGGAGGCGCGCACGGACCACCGTCCCGGCGGCCGGTCGCGGGAGTCGGTCCCCGGGGCGTGGCGCCGCGCGACGCCGCGAGCGTCCGGGCTCACGGGGCGCGGTGGGGGTGCGGGACCCTGGGTCCTTCGGCTCTCGCATTCGCGCCCGATTCACTCAGCTTCCCTCTCCGGCCGCGTCATCCAAAAGGGATGATTTACCTACCGAAAACCGGTGAGCGCCCGGTTTTGCAGCGCTTTTGCAGCGATTTACGCGTCTTCGGGGCTGAGTAGGCGCAGATCGCGGGCCCGGCGCACCGCTTCGCGGCGCCCGCTGACGCCGAGCTTCGCGTAGATGTGGCGCAAGTGCGTTCGCACCGTCGCCTCCGACACGATCAGCGCGTCGGCGATGTCGGTCGCGGTCATCGCCGCGGGCAGGAAGCCCAGCACGACGCGCTCGCGGTCGGTCAGGGGTGCCCGCAGCTCGCCTTCGGGCGCCGGTCGTGCGCCGCCGATCCGGTCCAGCAGCTCGACGACGAACCCCGCGTGCGCGGTCCCGTGGGCCTGGTGCGCGCGCAGCAGCGGCCCGATCCGCACGCTCTCGTCGGCGAACGGCCGCCGCATCCCTTCGGGCTCGGCGACCGCGAGCGCCTGCTCCAGCGACGCGTGGGCCTGGTCGTCGTCGCCGAGCTGGCCGAGCGCGACCGCGTGCAGGACCAGCAGCCAGATCCGCAGCGAGGCGACGCTCGACGCGTCGTGTGCCAGCCACGGCCCGACGGCCGCGAGCGCGCCGTCGGGCGCGCCGGCGCGCAGCTGCCTGCTCGCGTAGGTGATCGCGACGGTCGGATCGAGCGCGGGGTCCAGCCGGTCCAGCACACGGCGCGCCTCGGCCACGCGGCCGTCGCGCTCCAGCAGCCGGCCGCGATAGATCTCCAGCGCCGTCGCGTAGACGCCCGGGTAGGCGGCGCGACGCGCGATGTCGCGCGCCTCGGCCAACCGGGCCGACGCGGCGTCGTCGTCGCCGAGCGCGTCGAGCGTCGCGATCTCCCAGAACAGCACGTCGAGCCACAGCGTCAGGTCGTCGGTGCCGCCGGCGGCGGCGCGGGCGCGCGCCGCCCAGGCGCGCGCGTCGACGATGTCGTCGCGCAGCAGCGCGACCTCGGAACGGGCCAGCGCGGCGCGGACGCGGGCGTCGCGCGGCGCGGCGATCGTCCCGGCGGTCGCGGCCTCGGCCAGGCGCGTGGCGTCGCGCAGCCGGCCGGCCGACGCGCTGAGCAGGGCCAGGCCGGCGCGGGCCCGCGCGGTCAGCGCCGGTCGGCCGGCGCCTTCGGCCAGGCTGATCGCGAGCTGGAGGTGCTCCTCTCCCGCCGCCAGGTCGTTGAGGTCGTGGTCGAGCAGCCCGAGCTCGAGGAACGCCAGCGCGCGCCGCCCGCGGTCCGCGTCGCCGCCGACCGGCAGGGCCTCGGCGGCGGCGGCCAGCGCCGCGCGGTCGCCGCGCCGGCGATGGCGCAGCAGCACCGCGACCGCGAGGACGTCGCCGGGCACCGCGCCGGCGTCCGGTGCGGCGTCGAGGTCGAGGACCTGCTCAGCGGTCGCGAGGTCGCCGGCGACCAGGAGCCCGAGCGCGGCGGCCGCCCGGCCGGCGGGCGTCGCGCGCGGCAGGGCGGCGAGCGCCGCCGGCGACGGCCGGTCCAGCACGCCTTCGAGCAGCAGCTCGACCGCGTGCGCGGCCAGCAGGTCGTCCTCCATCGCGGCGTCGACGACCGCCGACGGCGGCCCGGTGGGCGGCAGCGCGCCCGTCGTCCCGGCGCCGAGGTGGCGCCGCAGACGGCGGCGCAGCTCGTTGACCGTCGAGGGGTCGCGGGCGGAGAGCTCGCGGCGGGCGACCTGGGCGAACAGCCGGTGGAAGCGCAGCGCGTCGCCGTCCCCCGCGGGCCGCACGAACAGCCGGCGCAGGCGCAGCGTCTGCAGGAGGGCGGCCGCCCCGCCGCTGGGCCGGGCGAGCAGCTCGGCGATGACCTCGTCGACCTCGTCGGCCAGCGCCAGGCGCAGCGCGGCGGAGATCAGGTCCTCGGGCACGTCGGCCAGCGCCGGGCCGAGCACGTAGTCGCGCAGCGGGCCGGTGTCGGCGTCCAGGACCTGCGGGCCGACGAGCGCCGCCAGCCGCACCGCGGCCGCCCAGCCGTCGGTACGCCAGGTCAGGTCCGCCGCGTCGGCGTCGCGCAGCGGCCGCCCCCAGCGCGCGAACGCGTCGGCGACGTCGGCGGCCGACCAGGCGAGGTCCTCGCCGCTCAGCTCCTCGACGGGGCCGGTGCGCCGCAGCTCGATCAGGCAGAGCCCGGGATCGCGGCGGCCGGAGAGGACGACGCCGAGCCCGCGCCCGCGGTCGACCAGCGCGTCGCCGAGCAGCCCGAGGTAGGCGGGCGGCAGGCGATCGGCATGGTCGACGAGCAGGACGGCCTCGGTCCCGGCCGCGTGCTCGCGCACCGACCGCAGCCCGGCCGCCCAGGTGCGCGGCGCGGCGCCGTCGACCGCGACGACGGGCAGCCGCGCCGGCGCGGCGGCGCGCCACTGGGCCAGCACCTCGGTCTTGCCGGTGCCCGGCTCGGCCGCCAGCACGGCGATCCCGCCGGCACCCACCGCCTCGCCGAGGCGGGCGACGAGGTCGGTGCGCGCGATGGGCGCGCGGTGCAGCGAGATCGCTGAGCCTTCGGTCGCCGAGTGGATGTCGCCCATGATCTCCCAGCCACGGGGGCGAATTCCAGCGCCGATCACATCCTGTCGCGTTTTGCCTATCCGTTCTTCTGCACGAAGGCGCTCGCGGCGTCGACCGCGTCCTGGATCGTCGGGTGGACGCGGGCGACGTCGCCTTCGGCGCCCGTGCGCCGCAGGACGTCGCGGACCCGTCCGACGTCGCGCGCGAGCAGCAGCCGGGCTCCGCGGCGCTCGAGGTCGGCGCCGACCTCCTCCAGCCGCTGCGCCGCGGTGAGGTCGATGAACGGCATCGCCTCGCCGTCGAGCACGATCGCGTGGATCCCGGGCATCGCGGCGGCGCTCAGGATGCGCTTGCGCACGGCGTCGGCGTTGGCGAAGAACAGGCCGCTCTCGATGCGCAGGACCACGACGCCGTCGGGCGAGCGGTTCTCGGGATGGCGCCGCAGGTCGCCGTACTGGCCGTCGCTGCCGGGCACGAGCCCGAGCTGGGCGATGTGCGGCGTCGCCGCGCGGTAGAGCAGCAGCAGCAGCGAGACGCCGATCCCGATGAACAGCCCGGGGAGCGTGTCGAAGACCAGGACGCCGAGCATCGCGGCGACGGCCGCCAGGAAGTCCGGGCGCGCCGCGAGCGCGAAGCGGCCCACCGTCCGCCCGGCGAAGACGCGGCGCATCCGCGCGATCGCCGGCAGGTCGACCAGCTCGATCACGGCGGCGATGACGACGGCGGCCAGCGTCGCCTCCGGCAGCGACTCGAACAGGCCGGTGAGCAGCAGCAGCGTGACCACCGTCAGCACCGCGACGATCAGCCCCGACAGCTGCGTGTGCGCCCCGGCCGATCCATTGACCGCGGTCTTGGACAGGCTGCCGTTGACGACCATGCCGCTGCTCAGGCCCGACGTGAGGTTCGCCGCGCCCAGCCCCAGCAGCTCGCGGTTCGCGTCGATCTCGTAGTGCTCGCGCTGCGCGTAGGTGCGCGCCGCCCCGAGCCCTTCGGCGAACCCCACCAACATGACGCCGACGCTCCCGGCGACCAGCGCCCCGATGTCGTGCCAGCTCACGTCGGGCGCGCCGAACGCCGGCAGGCCCGCGTCGATGTGGCCGACGATCTCGAGGCCGTGGTCGTCGAGGCTCAGCGCCTCGACCGCCACCACGCCGAGCGCGACGACCACGAGCGACGCCGGCACCGCCGGGACCAGCCGCTTGAGCGCGAGCACCACCGCCAGCGAGCCCAGGCCGACGCACGCCGTCAGCGGGTCGACGTCGCCGAACTGCTTGATCACGCCCCACGCCTGCTCGAAGAAGTCGCCGCTCTCCTTGTCGACGCCGAGCAGCTTGGGGACCTGGCCGACGATGATCGTCAGCGCCAGCCCCACGATGAAGCCCTTGATCACCGGCTCGGAGATGAAGCTGGCCAGGAAGCCGAGCCGCGCGAGCCCGGCGAAGAGCGCGACCGCGCCGGTCGTGAGCGCCAGCGCCGCGGTCATCGCGACGAAGTGGTGGCCCGAGCCGGCGACGAGCGCGCCGACGGTCGCCGCGCTCAGCGCCGCGGTCGCCGACATCGGGCCGACGACGAGGTGGCGCGAGCTGCCGAACATCGCGTACAGCAGCAGCGCGGGCGGCGCCGCGTACAGGCCGACGACCGGCGAGACGCCCGCGATCGTCGCGTAGGCCAGCGCCTCCGGGACCAGGACGGCCCAGACCGTCAGCCCCGCGATCAGGTCGCCGCGCAGCCAGCCACGGCGGTAGCCGTGCAGCGACCCGAACAGGAATCCCACCGATCAGCTCCCCAGACCGATGACTCCGTCCCCGACGAGCTTCGCCGCGATGACCAGGCATATGACCGACATGATGGCGGCGTTGTGGGCGCCCATCCACGCCTTGACCTCGTCCAGGATCGGGCGTGCCCGGTCGCCCATCACGACCGAGATCGCGACCGGGATGCCCGGCCCGAGCGCGCCGACCACGACGAACACGGCGAGCGCCGCGGCCTGCGAGCCGGTCGACGCGCCGGTCTGCGCGATCGCCGCGGCGGCGCCGATGGTCAGCAGCAGGTTCTTGGGGTTGATCGCCGACAGCGCGACGCCCATCGCGACCGAGCGCGTGGGCGTGAACGTGTCGATCGTCTTCATCCACCCCGGCAGCGTGCCCTCTTCGCCCGCGCGCGGGCGACCGCGCCACTGCTTGACGGCGACGCCGAGCAGCAGCACGCCGAGGACGATCTTCAGCCAGCTGACCCACGTCGCGGGCGCGCCGTCGGCGTCGGTCGCGTCCGCGCCGCTGGAGGCGATCAGGACGATCGTCCCGACGGCGGCCAGCCCGAGGAGCCAGCCGCCGAGGAACGCCGGACCGTTGAGCCGCCCGCTGGGCGTGGCGAGCATGAGCACGACCGCGATGATCGGCAGGGGGCTGATCGCGACGCCGACGGCGAACGACAGGACCTGGCCGATCGCGTCGGCCATGTCCTAGCTGCCCGCGCGTGCGAGTGCGTCGCGGATCGGCTGCTCGGCCTCGTCGGTCAGCGACGTCTGGATCAGCTCGCCCGGGATCTTGACGTTCTCGAGGATCTTCTCCTCGTTGATCGAGCGCACGAGCCCGATCACGGCCGCGCCGCCCGGCTCGAGCTTGGTGCCGAGGTCCTTCATGAAGTTGTCGTCGATGCCCGAGTCGCTCATCTTGCCCGCGATCGCACCGCTCGCGGCGCCGATCGCCATGCCGAAGAACGGCACGAGGAAGATGAGGCCGATCAGGCCGCCCCACGCCGCGCCGCCCAGCGCGCCGGCGCCGGTCAGCGAGGGCTGGTGCAGCTTGATCTTGTCGTCCTGGCGCTCGACGATGACGAGGTCGTCGAGGTCGATGAGATGGGCCTTCTGCGCCTCGGCGAGGTTCACCGTGACCTGCTGGGCGGTGGCGAGATCCTTGTAGGCAATGGCGATGAGATCGCTCACGACGGTTCCTCCGGTGTTCGGGGTCGGGAGGACGATCCTGCGGCGGGCGCGGGTGAGGCGTCGTCACCCGGCCTGGGTGACGAAGGGCGCGCGCTACGGTGGCTGGGTCTTCGAGCCAGCGACGAGGAGAGCGCCCAGTGCCCGTACGTGTAGGAGTCCAAGTCCAGCCCCAGCACGCCAACTTCGAGGGGATGCGCGCCGCGTGGCGCGAAGCCGACGCGCTCGGCGCCGACACGATCTTCAACTGGGACCACTTCTACCCGCTCTACGGCGAGCCCGACGGCAAGCACTTCGAGGGGCTGACGACGCTCGCGTCGATGGCCGAGGTCACCGAGCGCGCGCAGATCGGCGCGCTGGTCATCTGCAACTCCTACCGCAACCCCGAGCTGGTGGCCGACGCCCACCGCACGATCGACCACATCTCCGGCGGCCGCGCGATCCTCGGGATCGGGGCCGGCTGGTTCCAGCGCGACTACGACGAGTACGGCTACGAGTTCGGCGACGCGCCGTTCCGGCTGCGCCACCTCAAGGCCGACCTGCCGCGGATCCGCGCGCGGCTGGCCAAGCTCAACCCGCCGCCGGTCGGCCGGCTGCCGATCCTGATCGGCGGCAGCGGCCCGAAGGTCACCCTCAGGCTCGTCGCCGAGCACGCCGACATGTGGCACTCCTTCGGCGACGCCGAGGCGTTCAAGACCAAGAACGACATCCTGCTGGAGCACTGCGCCGCCGTCGGCCGCGACCCGTCGGAGATCGAGCGCACCTGGGGTGTGGACGACGACAACGTCCTCGAGCACGTCGACGACCTCGTGGCCGCCGGCGTCGAGCACGTCATCGTCGGCATCGGCGGCGATGGCAAGGGCTATGACCTGGGCCAGCTCCGCGAGCTGGTCGCCTGGCGCGACCGCGTCAACGCCTAGGCCATGCCCGGCGCGCTCGCGCAGCTGCCCGAGTGGGACGCGGGCACCGCGGCGGTGCTCTGCACCACCGACGCGATGGGCGCGCCGCACGCCATCCCGGTGTCCACCGCGCTGCGCGCCGGGCCGCGCGCGATCGTCCTGGGGCTCGGCGCCCGGCGCGCCTCGCTCGCCTTCCTGCGCGCGCGCCCGGCCGCGGCGCTGTCGGTGATGGCCGCCGGGACGGCCTTCACCGCCTACGGCACGGCGCGCGTGATCGCGCAGGACGCGGCGGGCGTGGCGGCCGTGCGGCTGGACGTCGACGCCATCGCCGACCACCGCCAGCCCACCTTCGCGCTCGACGGCCCGGTCGCGTGGCGCTGGACCGACGCGGAGGCCGCCGCCCGCGACGCGGCCGTGCGCGACGCGCTCCGGGCGACCTTCTAGTCCGAGCGGCGCGCCAGGATCTCCGGCCCGACCGTGTCGAGCGCGCGGTGCCCGCTGAGCGCGAGCGTCAGGTCGAGCTCGGCCAGCAGCGAGCGCAGCACGGTCTTGACGCCGTCGGCGCCGGCCAGCGCCAGGCCCCAGAGGTAGGGCCGGCCGACCAGCGTCGCGTCGGCGCCCAAGGCGATGGCCTTCAGCACGTCGGCGCCGCTGCGGATGCCGCTGTCGAACAGGACCGTCAGGTCGTCGCCGACGGCCTCGACGACGCCGGGCAGCGCGTCGATCGCGGCCTGCGCGCCGTCGACCTGGCGGCCGCCGTGGTTGGACACCAGGACGCCGTCGACCCCGCGGGCCCGGGCCTCGCGGGCGTCGTCCGGGTGGTTGATGCCCTTCAGGACGATCGGCAGCCGCGTCAGCGACCGGATCCTGTCGATGCCGTCCCAGGTCGCCGCCGGGTTGCTGAACTGCCCGACGAAGTGGCCGACCGCGGCCTGCGGGTCCTCCTCGGGCGGCTTGGCCAGCGCGGCGCGGAAGACCGGGTCGGCGAGGTAGTTGGCGATGCCGACGGACTTCAGGAACGGCAGGTAGGCGCCCTGGAGGTCGCGCGGGCGCCAGGCCAGCAGCGGCGTGTCGAGCGTGACGACGATCGCCTCGTAGCCGGCGGCCTCGGCGCGGCCGACGAAGCTCGCGGTCAAGTCATCGTCCTTGGGCCAGTAGAGCTGGAACCAGCGCGGCGCGCCGGCGCCGCCGGCCTGCGCGATGTCCTCCAACGTGTGCGACGAGGCGGTCGACGCGACCATCGGGACGCCGAGCTCGCCGGCGGCGCGCGCGACGGCCAGCTCGCCCTCGGGGTGGATGATCGACTGGACGCCGACCGGCGACAGCAGCACCGGCGCGGGCATCGTGGTGGCGAAGA contains:
- a CDS encoding LuxR C-terminal-related transcriptional regulator, whose translation is MVRARLHQRLDQAVDRPVTLVAAPPGAGKTMLLAAWLDAREHSGSAAAAWVSLDRDAVALPGLWARLVAALGPGTLRGAAPATPERVAERLLSAAEAKPGRAPLVVVLDDLQDADGPVLAAVLATLVRRPSRLRLVLSTRHDPDLPLHRLRVSGELAELRGADLAFTAPEAAQLLAGHDVHLAEEDLGQLVARTEGWAAGLRLAALSLAGHPDPGALVADFAGDDRAIVGFLIEEVLSRQPPDVRELLLRTSVVDRVSGPLADALTGATGGHDTLAALVRANAFVVPVDRHNRWFRYHGLFAELLRSQLACRGAEAVAEQHRRAAAWYAEAERPADAVRHAARGGDWDLAESVLAEHWIELRLDGAGATLDQVVGQLSADALERRPHVALVAAARSLDEGDGERAAALMRTAAGQRAGLSGRRRALLTRDLSLLRLERARRGGDAAAGLRERAVAAAITCDDAHRDRVARALAHLELGRLQAAAGDATAEGELRRAAELAQQAGAAPVEHAAGAERAWLCAQDGRLRQATLAADALLDRRGEGCEPALTPAHLARALAAAESGNTLLAASELDRAAHASIAGGALPDRLTALGLLLVRSRLLAADDHEGAVAVLAALDLLLDDWVPPAAARMHARAAHARLLTRTAAAAATLRSDVAAAEDDDELAQQAPLAVALARAELAAGDPAGALLRARAVVDRADVAGCDAVAALAVAAAAAEVQQERHAAAELTERALELAEPEGLRLGLADTTPGLDPVFAHLLRFGTSHRSLIGEVQELAASGSAGAATADVMPLRDELSERELAVLRYLPTMLTAGEIAAELFVTVNTVKSHLKSIYRKLDARGRRDAVRRARELGLVAPGRLTDPGDRG
- a CDS encoding LuxR C-terminal-related transcriptional regulator — protein: MGDIHSATEGSAISLHRAPIARTDLVARLGEAVGAGGIAVLAAEPGTGKTEVLAQWRAAAPARLPVVAVDGAAPRTWAAGLRSVREHAAGTEAVLLVDHADRLPPAYLGLLGDALVDRGRGLGVVLSGRRDPGLCLIELRRTGPVEELSGEDLAWSAADVADAFARWGRPLRDADAADLTWRTDGWAAAVRLAALVGPQVLDADTGPLRDYVLGPALADVPEDLISAALRLALADEVDEVIAELLARPSGGAAALLQTLRLRRLFVRPAGDGDALRFHRLFAQVARRELSARDPSTVNELRRRLRRHLGAGTTGALPPTGPPSAVVDAAMEDDLLAAHAVELLLEGVLDRPSPAALAALPRATPAGRAAAALGLLVAGDLATAEQVLDLDAAPDAGAVPGDVLAVAVLLRHRRRGDRAALAAAAEALPVGGDADRGRRALAFLELGLLDHDLNDLAAGEEHLQLAISLAEGAGRPALTARARAGLALLSASAGRLRDATRLAEAATAGTIAAPRDARVRAALARSEVALLRDDIVDARAWAARARAAAGGTDDLTLWLDVLFWEIATLDALGDDDAASARLAEARDIARRAAYPGVYATALEIYRGRLLERDGRVAEARRVLDRLDPALDPTVAITYASRQLRAGAPDGALAAVGPWLAHDASSVASLRIWLLVLHAVALGQLGDDDQAHASLEQALAVAEPEGMRRPFADESVRIGPLLRAHQAHGTAHAGFVVELLDRIGGARPAPEGELRAPLTDRERVVLGFLPAAMTATDIADALIVSEATVRTHLRHIYAKLGVSGRREAVRRARDLRLLSPEDA
- a CDS encoding SulP family inorganic anion transporter, which codes for MFGSLHGYRRGWLRGDLIAGLTVWAVLVPEALAYATIAGVSPVVGLYAAPPALLLYAMFGSSRHLVVGPMSATAALSAATVGALVAGSGHHFVAMTAALALTTGAVALFAGLARLGFLASFISEPVIKGFIVGLALTIIVGQVPKLLGVDKESGDFFEQAWGVIKQFGDVDPLTACVGLGSLAVVLALKRLVPAVPASLVVVALGVVAVEALSLDDHGLEIVGHIDAGLPAFGAPDVSWHDIGALVAGSVGVMLVGFAEGLGAARTYAQREHYEIDANRELLGLGAANLTSGLSSGMVVNGSLSKTAVNGSAGAHTQLSGLIVAVLTVVTLLLLTGLFESLPEATLAAVVIAAVIELVDLPAIARMRRVFAGRTVGRFALAARPDFLAAVAAMLGVLVFDTLPGLFIGIGVSLLLLLYRAATPHIAQLGLVPGSDGQYGDLRRHPENRSPDGVVVLRIESGLFFANADAVRKRILSAAAMPGIHAIVLDGEAMPFIDLTAAQRLEEVGADLERRGARLLLARDVGRVRDVLRRTGAEGDVARVHPTIQDAVDAASAFVQKNG
- a CDS encoding GAP family protein; amino-acid sequence: MADAIGQVLSFAVGVAISPLPIIAVVLMLATPSGRLNGPAFLGGWLLGLAAVGTIVLIASSGADATDADGAPATWVSWLKIVLGVLLLGVAVKQWRGRPRAGEEGTLPGWMKTIDTFTPTRSVAMGVALSAINPKNLLLTIGAAAAIAQTGASTGSQAAALAVFVVVGALGPGIPVAISVVMGDRARPILDEVKAWMGAHNAAIMSVICLVIAAKLVGDGVIGLGS
- a CDS encoding DUF1269 domain-containing protein; protein product: MSDLIAIAYKDLATAQQVTVNLAEAQKAHLIDLDDLVIVERQDDKIKLHQPSLTGAGALGGAAWGGLIGLIFLVPFFGMAIGAASGAIAGKMSDSGIDDNFMKDLGTKLEPGGAAVIGLVRSINEEKILENVKIPGELIQTSLTDEAEQPIRDALARAGS
- a CDS encoding LLM class F420-dependent oxidoreductase, translated to MPVRVGVQVQPQHANFEGMRAAWREADALGADTIFNWDHFYPLYGEPDGKHFEGLTTLASMAEVTERAQIGALVICNSYRNPELVADAHRTIDHISGGRAILGIGAGWFQRDYDEYGYEFGDAPFRLRHLKADLPRIRARLAKLNPPPVGRLPILIGGSGPKVTLRLVAEHADMWHSFGDAEAFKTKNDILLEHCAAVGRDPSEIERTWGVDDDNVLEHVDDLVAAGVEHVIVGIGGDGKGYDLGQLRELVAWRDRVNA
- a CDS encoding pyridoxamine 5'-phosphate oxidase family protein; this translates as MPGALAQLPEWDAGTAAVLCTTDAMGAPHAIPVSTALRAGPRAIVLGLGARRASLAFLRARPAAALSVMAAGTAFTAYGTARVIAQDAAGVAAVRLDVDAIADHRQPTFALDGPVAWRWTDAEAAARDAAVRDALRATF
- a CDS encoding lactate 2-monooxygenase, which codes for MSDDATPVPFGNYQYEIYLQGLAGQTPDLPVAWDALERAAAAKLDEGARGYVFGGAGSEDTQRENVEALARWRIVPRMLRDVSTRDVRTTVFATTMPAPVLLSPVGVQSIIHPEGELAVARAAGELGVPMVASTASSHTLEDIAQAGGAGAPRWFQLYWPKDDDLTASFVGRAEAAGYEAIVVTLDTPLLAWRPRDLQGAYLPFLKSVGIANYLADPVFRAALAKPPEEDPQAAVGHFVGQFSNPAATWDGIDRIRSLTRLPIVLKGINHPDDAREARARGVDGVLVSNHGGRQVDGAQAAIDALPGVVEAVGDDLTVLFDSGIRSGADVLKAIALGADATLVGRPYLWGLALAGADGVKTVLRSLLAELDLTLALSGHRALDTVGPEILARRSD